CCTCCCAAAAGCAGTCCGCCGAAAACCAAACTGCGATCTGCGCGACAAACTCAACGCGAAGATCGGCGATCTGCGGACAACCCTCAACCGCAAGAAAAGGGATACCGCCGACACGAGTAACGACCTTCGCGATGTGCTCCGCGCAAAGCGCGCACAAACTCGTCCCCGGATAAACGTCATTATGGGTGGATCGCCCCCCTGCGGCGATTCGGTTAGAGCAGTCAAAGACCATCGTAGGCAAGCCACCACATCTCAACGATGGCCCCAGAAGCAAGTAGACGACCAGCCGATCACCTTTTCGTCTGATGATACACTTGGTGTGCATCTCCCTCATAACGATCCTTTACTCGTCGTCCTCGGCGTCGACAAGTACGACGTCACAAAAGTGCTGATCGATACCGGGAGCTCGGTCGATATCATTTTTCGCGAGACTCTCGTGAAAATGGGAATCGATCTCAACGATGTCAAGCCTTCTACTCGGACTCTGACGGGATTCAACGGTTCGTCAGAGATAATCGCGGGCACAATCCGCCTCTCGGTTCATGCATGCGGAGTCACGCGAACGGTCAAGTTCTCTGTGGTCGGCTCCAAAGCTCCTTACCACGTTATACTTGGCACCCCATGGTTGCACTCGATGCGAGCAATCGCATCAACGTACCACCAGTGTGTTAAGTTCCCAGGGTCAGACGGATCAATCAAGACTCTGAAAGGCGATCAGCAGGCTGCGCGAGATCTCTTGATCGCCACGGTTAAAATTCAGCGCTCCCAATCACTCGTCAACTCGGTCTCTCCTCCCACGAGCAAAGTCTGCCCGCAAAAGGAGGAGGTTCTCGAAGTACCAGTCGACGAATCGGATCCGAGCAAATCAGTCCGAGTAGGCGCATTTCTGCCCGACGAAATGCAGCAGAAGATTCTCGAGTTCCTTAAGCAAAACCTATCCACATTCGCCTGGACAATGTCTGATATGAAGGGAATCGATCCAGCTATCACGACCCACGAGCTCAATGTTGATCCCAACTTCAAACCCATCcggcagaagagaagaaagttgggACCAGAGCGATCCAAAGCAGTCGCAGAAGAAGTCGAGCGTCTACTCGGTGCCGGCTCAATCACTGAAGTtcgttacccggaatggctagccaacccggtggtcgttaagaagaagaacggtaaatggcgcgtctgcgtcgattttaccgacctcaacaaagcatgtcctAAGGACAGCTACCAGTTGCCTAGCATCGATCGCTTAGTCGAATCGACGGCCGGCAACGAGATGCTGACGTTCATGGACGCCTTCTCGGGCTATAACCAGATCCTGATGCACCCAGACGACCGGAAGAAAACCGCTTTCATCACTGACCGGGGAACTTACTGTTATAAGGTGATGCCATTCGGGTTGAAAAACGCCGGGGCAACCTACCAGAGGCTCGTTAACAGGATGTTCGCCGACCAGTTAGGGAAAACAATGGAAGTTTATATCGACGATATGCTCGTCAAATCCCTCCGGGCCGACGACCACCTAGCACACTTGAAGGAATGCTTCGCCATCCTAAACAAGTACGGGATGAAGTTGAATCCCGCAAAGTGCACGTTTGGCGTCTCTTCGGGCGAATTCCTTGGTTACATCGTCACGCAACGAGGAATAGAGgctaacccgaaacagatctcaGCAGTCCTGAACCTCCCCAGTCCGAGAAACTGCCGCGAAGTTCAGAGACTAACAGGACGCATCGCCGCCCTTAATCGTTTTATCTCCCGATCTACTGACAAGTGTCTTCCCTTCTATGATCTCCTCcgagggaacaagaagttcatCTGGGATGATAAATGCGAGGACGCGTTCGTTCAACTCAAGCAATACCTGACGACTCCTCCCGTCTTGGCCAAGCCGGACGTAGGAGACGTTTTGTCTCTCTATATCGCCGTCTCCTCGGCAGCCGTCAGCAGTGTCTTGATCAAGGAGGATCGCGGCGAGCAGCGTCCGATTTTTTACACGAGCAGGCGCATGACCGGCCCGGAAACCAGGTACCCAACCCTTGAGAAGCTGGCTCTGGCCGTCGTCGACTCcgcgaggaaattacgaccctacttccagtcacactctatcgaagttctgaccgaccaaccgctccgcaccgtcctgcaaaatcccaacagGGCCGGCCGGCTGACCAAATGGGCAATCGAACTGAGCGAGCTTGACATTACATACAAATGTCGAACAGCCGCcaaatctcaagtcctcgccgacttccttgtCGAGCTCACGCCAGAACTTGCACAAGACCTCGACGTCCCGAGTCCCAATTGGATTCTTCATGTCGACGGATCATCGACGAGTAAAGGATCCGGTGCTGGGGTCCAGCTTCAGTCGCCAACAGGAGAACTCATCCGCCAGTCTTTCAGTTTCGGCTTCCCGGCTTCTAACAACGAGGCAGAGTATGAACCGTTGATCGCCGGTCTTCGTCTCGCCCGAGCCGTCAAAGCCAAACGCTTGAGTGCTTATTGCGACTCGCAGCTCGTCGCCAGCCAGTTTAGCGGCGACTACGATGCTCGCAATGATAGAATGGATGCGTATCTCCGAGTGGTTCAGGAGCTCGCTAGGGAATTCGATTTCTTCGAACTCACCAAAGTTCCTCGCG
This genomic stretch from Raphanus sativus cultivar WK10039 chromosome 3, ASM80110v3, whole genome shotgun sequence harbors:
- the LOC130510021 gene encoding uncharacterized protein LOC130510021, with the translated sequence MGGSPPCGDSVRAVKDHRRQATTSQRWPQKQVDDQPITFSSDDTLGVHLPHNDPLLVVLGVDKYDVTKVLIDTGSSVDIIFRETLVKMGIDLNDVKPSTRTLTGFNGSSEIIAGTIRLSVHACGVTRTVKFSVVGSKAPYHVILGTPWLHSMRAIASTYHQCVKFPGSDGSIKTLKGDQQAARDLLIATVKIQRSQSLVNSVSPPTSKVCPQKEEVLEVPVDESDPSKSVRVGAFLPDEMQQKILEFLKQNLSTFAWTMSDMKGIDPAITTHELNVDPNFKPIRQKRRKLGPERSKAVAEEVERLLGAGSITEDSYQLPSIDRLVESTAGNEMLTFMDAFSGYNQILMHPDDRKKTAFITDRGTYCYKVMPFGLKNAGATYQRLVNRMFADQLGKTMEVYIDDMLVKSLRADDHLAHLKECFAILNKYGMKLNPAKCTFGVSSGEFLGYIVTQRGIEANPKQISAVLNLPSPRNCREVQRLTGRIAALNRFISRSTDKCLPFYDLLRGNKKFIWDDKCEDAFVQLKQYLTTPPVLAKPDVGDVLSLYIAVSSAAVSSVLIKEDRGEQRPIFYTSRRMTGPETRAGRLTKWAIELSELDITYKCRTAAKSQVLADFLVELTPELAQDLDVPSPNWILHVDGSSTSKGSGAGVQLQSPTGELIRQSFSFGFPASNNEAEYEPLIAGLRLARAVKAKRLSAYCDSQLVASQFSGDYDARNDRMDAYLRVVQELAREFDFFELTKVPRGENVCADALAALGSKLHDQVKRTIPIHRIDRPSIDSSSDESSPIAPIFATTRRSTIDQTDTEMPDRDDTPVDWRVEFLDYLIREELPNDKWAARRLKRRSAHYVIMNDELHRVTANKVLLKCIQGDEVRRVMAETHDGAGGNHSGGRALALKVRSLGFFWPSMNTDCEAYARRCDKCQRHAPSIHSPTELLRTSAAPYPFMRWGMDIIGPMPNSRQRRFILVLTDYFTKWIEAEAFSQVTDKEVRTFVWKNIICRHGLPYEIITDNGSQFMSGNFKEFSMAPAKVNVTSLRRAKMPQFVELNQDMLLDALDELEEKRDQALLRIQNYQNQIESYYNKKVKARPLELGDLVLRKVFDNTKELNAGKLGTNWEGPYKITRVVRPGVYRLETSRREAVPRAWNSMHLRLFYQ